From the Natronoarchaeum philippinense genome, the window CGGCGACATGGCGATCGCGCTGGGGCAACTGGACGGGCTGGAGGGGCTGATCTTCACCGATAACTGGCCGCTGGCGTTCTACGACTACCTCCCCGACTTCGACATGTCGTTCGACGACATCCCGCAACTGATGGGCGAGAACGGCATCGACAAGGAGCTGTTCTACGAGATGGACAGCGATGTCCACCTGTTCGATCCCAACTTCATCCAGCTTCTCGACGACACGTGGACCGACGAGGACTTCGAGGAGATCGCGACCCAAGTCGGCCCCATCGTCGGTAACTCGATTCGGCGCCGCGGCGAGGACTGGCACGACTACGAGTACTACTCGCTGTACGAGGCATTCGAGAAGATCGCTACCGTCTTCGACGAGCGCGAGCGCTACGACGAACTCGCCAGCGTCCATGACGAGTTCATCTCGGGTCTTCAGGATGAGCTACCGCCGGAATCGGAGCGCCCGGAGATCGGTCTCGTTTCGGTCAACTCCGACTTCGAGGGCGGGTCGTTCTACACCTATCCGATCACCGAGGGCAACGGCAAGAAGCAGTACCACGAGCTGGGTATCCGCGACGCCTTCGCCAAACACATCGACGGCGGCTA encodes:
- a CDS encoding ABC transporter substrate-binding protein, with the protein product MTRRSYEATTRRQFVKIGAGTALATGAAGCIGETDSSSSDGSYSVMMAPMGEVEFESVPESWMAYFSTYGDMAIALGQLDGLEGLIFTDNWPLAFYDYLPDFDMSFDDIPQLMGENGIDKELFYEMDSDVHLFDPNFIQLLDDTWTDEDFEEIATQVGPIVGNSIRRRGEDWHDYEYYSLYEAFEKIATVFDERERYDELASVHDEFISGLQDELPPESERPEIGLVSVNSDFEGGSFYTYPITEGNGKKQYHELGIRDAFAKHIDGGYAKWDYEQLLDVDPDIIVFSYGFSHVSTEEFEQRIQQMHNDPAGSKLSAVQNDRLYRGGTSYQGPIINLFQTEAAAKQFYPDTFGEWNGLDSFSSNPLFDRQAVADVVNGEF